A region of the Gadus morhua chromosome 1, gadMor3.0, whole genome shotgun sequence genome:
CTTTGATCTCTGACAAATAAAAAAGTCTGCGATGCTCTCCAAGAGACCTGTTCGACGCTGTCGGATCAGCATGTGGCAAACTGGGCAGAGATGTGTGGTTGGCACCCGGGGTGTTTACCACACACGCACCGCTAGCGCTGAGAGCCGCCTGTCCACCGAGGAGCACAACAGTGAGAAGACCCGCAGCCATGAAGGCACATCCACCGATGAGAAGAGGCCTGCGGCCCACCCGGTCGGAGAGCACCATGGAGATTAGGGTGGCGAGCACCTTGACCAGCCCCAAGCCGACAGACGCCAGCACTGCCGAGGCGTCGCCATGGAAGCCCAGCGAGTGGAAGATGGTGGAGGCGTAGAGCAGGATGTTGGGTTGGCCGCTGAGCTGCTGGAAGATCACCAACCCCAGGCCGATGGCGGTACGGCGTCTCATGTTGTCCCTGCTCTGAAACAGGTACATCACGCTGAGCTGCTTGTCCGGTCTGGTGCCGCCGACTAGCGCCTCGTCCGCTGCTGGACTTTGAACGAGACTCATGGGCTTTCTCTCCGTCTGAAAACCATCCCTGTTAACGTTACATCCATCAGCATTGGCCGGAAGAGtgcatatacaaacaaactgtGCCAACGTCGGTGCCAGGGCTATTCCAAACATAAGCCTCCAGCCTCTAGGGGTGTCGGAGAGGAGGTAGTTTGTGGCGTAGGCAGCCAGGATGCCCACGGTGATACCAGCTTCGTACAGAGTCACCAGCAGCCCCCGGCGGTCCGGGGAGACCATCTCGGACACAAAGATGCAGCAGGACATGGAGGAGACACACATCCCAAAGCCCACTGTGATGCGGCCCACCACCAGGCCCCCGTAGGAGTCACTGAGCACCACCAGGCTGCCCGCCGTGATCAGCGCGTTACTGAGGAGCATGGAGGTTCTGCGGCCGCAGCGGTCAATCAGGCAGCCCCCCACGATGGAGGCCATCAATCCTCCCACCAGCAAGGCACTGACCAGGGCTTCCTGCTGGGCACACAGGAGTACAAACTCAGCCTTGAGCTGGAGCAGGGCTCCTGAGATGATGCCCAGCTCATAGCCAAAGACCAGGCCGCCGAGGATGGACACCGTACTGGTCAGCAACAAGAGGGGACAACCTGAGACAACAGAGATTTAATCATGATTATCGTGTTGACATACAAGACAGTGGCACTCAATTGGTTCAATCAGTACAAAACGTACAGTCCAAAAGTACAAAGCTATCGTATATGTTTGTTAGAGGAGTTATGCAAGCTATCAGATCTCGGGGTGCACCTGTGACACACAAACTCGGTTTAGAAATATGCTAAAGAGTCAACTTAAACTTCAATCAAATACACCCCAAATACTGTTGTTTCAGTAACCTGAAAACATCATGCTTCTGTAAATTACCGAAGAATTAGcagcattacattttttatatctAAATCACAGAGGCTGTACTGACGTTTTCAAACTCTTGTTTTGAAAATACTTCAACTGAAAAATATCGGAA
Encoded here:
- the slc2a10 gene encoding solute carrier family 2, facilitated glucose transporter member 10 isoform X1, with product MGCPLLLLTSTVSILGGLVFGYELGIISGALLQLKAEFVLLCAQQEALVSALLVGGLMASIVGGCLIDRCGRRTSMLLSNALITAGSLVVLSDSYGGLVVGRITVGFGMCVSSMSCCIFVSEMVSPDRRGLLVTLYEAGITVGILAAYATNYLLSDTPRGWRLMFGIALAPTLAQFVCICTLPANADGCNVNRDGFQTERKPMSLVQSPAADEALVGGTRPDKQLSVMYLFQSRDNMRRRTAIGLGLVIFQQLSGQPNILLYASTIFHSLGFHGDASAVLASVGLGLVKVLATLISMVLSDRVGRRPLLIGGCAFMAAGLLTVVLLGGQAALSASGACVVNTPGANHTSLPSLPHADPTASNRSLGEHRRLFYLSEIKEIGSDYSVYPANASSVLPSTPGVQGTVVNWIILICIFASVGAYSIGFGPITWLVLSEIFPVGVRGRAFAFTNCFNWATHLLVTCSFLHVIDAIGLSGTFLLYGTTCVAAGIFFYCMLPETMGKTLEQIDEELSTNRVHSDKVCCSSLRRRTATVKYQRVECQHSDTN
- the slc2a10 gene encoding solute carrier family 2, facilitated glucose transporter member 10 isoform X2: MASIVGGCLIDRCGRRTSMLLSNALITAGSLVVLSDSYGGLVVGRITVGFGMCVSSMSCCIFVSEMVSPDRRGLLVTLYEAGITVGILAAYATNYLLSDTPRGWRLMFGIALAPTLAQFVCICTLPANADGCNVNRDGFQTERKPMSLVQSPAADEALVGGTRPDKQLSVMYLFQSRDNMRRRTAIGLGLVIFQQLSGQPNILLYASTIFHSLGFHGDASAVLASVGLGLVKVLATLISMVLSDRVGRRPLLIGGCAFMAAGLLTVVLLGGQAALSASGACVVNTPGANHTSLPSLPHADPTASNRSLGEHRRLFYLSEIKEIGSDYSVYPANASSVLPSTPGVQGTVVNWIILICIFASVGAYSIGFGPITWLVLSEIFPVGVRGRAFAFTNCFNWATHLLVTCSFLHVIDAIGLSGTFLLYGTTCVAAGIFFYCMLPETMGKTLEQIDEELSTNRVHSDKVCCSSLRRRTATVKYQRVECQHSDTN